One genomic region from Rattus norvegicus strain BN/NHsdMcwi chromosome 10, GRCr8, whole genome shotgun sequence encodes:
- the C10h5orf58 gene encoding putative uncharacterized protein C5orf58 homolog isoform X2 produces the protein MSGEEKNYSSAVKETFKNNHHDHKQKVEAMIKNINTIYLEVKKMKELSQILLCDLNLHFGQPKKMKDPKEAETSHLFEDPEIPDGALASISLSD, from the exons ATGTctggagaagaaaagaattattCATCTGCCGTGAAGGAG ACATTTAAGAATAACCATCATGACCACAAGCAAAAAGTGGAAGCCATGATTAAGAACATTAATACAATTTATTTGGAGGTGAAGAAGATGAAAG AACTCTCCCAGATCCTGCTCTGTGACCTCAATCTTCATTTTGGTCAGCCGAAGAAGATGAAGGACCCCAAAGAGGCAGAAACAAGTCACCTATTTgaggaccctgagattccagaTGGAGCCCTTGCTTCCATCAGTTTATCTGAttga
- the C10h5orf58 gene encoding putative uncharacterized protein C5orf58 homolog isoform X1 → MSGEEKNYSSAVKEQTFKNNHHDHKQKVEAMIKNINTIYLEVKKMKELSQILLCDLNLHFGQPKKMKDPKEAETSHLFEDPEIPDGALASISLSD, encoded by the exons ATGTctggagaagaaaagaattattCATCTGCCGTGAAGGAG cAGACATTTAAGAATAACCATCATGACCACAAGCAAAAAGTGGAAGCCATGATTAAGAACATTAATACAATTTATTTGGAGGTGAAGAAGATGAAAG AACTCTCCCAGATCCTGCTCTGTGACCTCAATCTTCATTTTGGTCAGCCGAAGAAGATGAAGGACCCCAAAGAGGCAGAAACAAGTCACCTATTTgaggaccctgagattccagaTGGAGCCCTTGCTTCCATCAGTTTATCTGAttga